GTCACGGCGATCAGGGTCTCGGCCTCGTAGAAGCCCGGGAAGTCCCGCGTCATCTGGCGGATGGACTCGCGGTTTGCCCGCCCGTGTTCCCCGGGGGAGACGTTTTTCTTGCCGAAGGCCTTGAGGCCGATGGCGGCGAGGCCCTGGTTGACGATGCCGGGGCCGCCCCGCTGGCCGAAGAGGAGATCGCCTGCGGCCCGGGTGGCGGCGCCCTGCTGGAAGGCGTCGAACATCGCGAAGAGGGCCGCGCCCGTGACGGCCCCCGCGGCGCCCGCGGCGGCGGCCCCGGCCTGGGACGCACCCCCCTCGACGCCCACTTCGAGCCCCGCCTTAAGCGCCGCCTCGGTCGCGGCCTTCGTCGCCGCCTCGGTGAAGGCCTGGGACTTCGCGGCCTCGATGACGCTCCCCTTCACGAGCTCCCCGGCCGCCTTGAGGGGGATGACGAGCTCGGGCCCGGCCTCCCCGATGAGGGCCACGGTGGGCTTCTGGACCAGGCCCCCCTGGGCCAGGCCCAAGAGGTTCTTGCCCGCGCTCAAGAGGTTCCCCACGGCGCCCTGGGCGAGCCTGAGGGCGGGGGCCAGCAAGTTCTCCTGCACCAGGGCCGAGGCCATGCGGCCCAGGGACTGGAAGAAGGAGGCCTCCATCTGCTTCAGGAATTTCTCCCAGGCCTCGTGGGTCTCCTTGGTGGTGGCGGTGAAGGAGGTGGCGAAGACCTTGGTGAGGCCCTCGTCGAAGGATGTGTGGAAGGTTTCGAAGGCTTTCTTGCCGGCATTTAAAGCGAAAGTGGCTTTATCATCAAATAGTTGCCCAAATTTCTTGTTCACCCCCTCTAAAGTTTTTCCTATGCTAAAAGCAACGTCCTCAAAATGTAATTTTGTTCGATCCAGAGCCTCAGCGAAGGCGAGGGTTTCCGCCGTCATCTCCCCCATGCCTTCCACGTACCCGATCTGCAACCTCTGGATGTCGAGACGCATCTTATCCAGCGCGGAGGGCTTGATCTTCCCGATGGCCTCCTGATACGTCTTCGTGAGCTTTTGAAGCTCGGCATCGTAGCTGTCCAGGCTCGCCTGGGCTTTCTTCATGTCCTTGTCCAGCTGCACCATGACGCCGCCCAGCTGCTTGACTTGCAACTGCGCGTTGCCCTCGACCTGGATGTCGATATCGATCCGGTTCTGCTGCGAGGCCATGGGGGAAACTCCTTCGATTTTCTACTTGTTCAAGATAATCACCGGAATGCCCGGCAGACGGCCTTTCACGTTCGGCTCTGAAAAAAGTGTTCCTGCAAATTCAACAACATTCACATCTACTTTCCCCCCCTGCGCGCTCACATACCCCGGCGCCACCCATGGATTCATGGCGATGACGGCGAGCGCGAGAGCGATGAGGCTGAACACGATCCGGTCATAGCGGCTGAGCATGTCGGGGTCTCCTGTGAGAGGGGAAAATCGCTTCCCCTATTATACCGCCGCCCCGGCTCCCGGCGCCGGACGGAGGGAAATATAAGCTGGCAGGGGTAAAGACCATTTACCGCAATTCGCGGCAATTTCGCGCACCTTCATGCTCAGGCGGGAAAATTTTCAGGCGGCGAGGGGGAGGAAAATCGCTCCGCGCGATCTACACCCTTCCCTCCCCGGACCGCCGCTCGAGGGCGAGGCCGGTCTCGAGCGCCTCCCAGTCGAGGCGCAGCTCCTCCCAGGTGCACTCCGCCAGGAGGTGGGGCGGCAGGCCGTAGGCCTTCCCCAGGAGGTGGAGCGCCGCCAGCAGCTCAGCCCGCGCCCTCCGGAAAGGCGCCCCCGGCGGGGGAAGCCTCCGGGCCCGCGGGCCCGCCCCCGAGCGCCGAGACGGCCTCGAGGATGGCGGCGGCGTCCTCCGGGGCGAGCTCGTGGACGCTCAGCTCCCCGGGCAGGCACCGGCCCGGCTCCTTCTCGCACATCACGCCCCCCTCTGGGATGAAGCAGCGCCGCAGGACGAGGCGCACCCACTCCCGCGTGGCGTCCTCGCCGCGCCCCTCCCCCCCGTTGCGCTGGGCGAGGAGGGCGGGATGGTCGGCGAAGTCGAGCACGCTCGGCGCGCGCACGAAGCCCCGGAGGCCCGAGGGCAGGGTGACGGGGCGGCGGTTGCGGTTGCGGTATTCGGCGAGATCCATGCGCATCCTTTCTATGTCCCCCCATTTCGCCTCCCCCCAAAGGGGGGCGGGGCGGCCCGCCAGAATCCGAAGAGGCTGCCATCAGGCGCCGGCCGGGATGGGCGGTACACTCCTTCCCCCTTCAAGCCATCCCAAGCCGCTTGCGGCTTGGGGGCCCAAGGTCGAGGGGGAGGTATTGGGGGGATGGGGTTGGGGTGGAAACCTTCTCAGGTGAACGTGATCGTCAGCTCGTCGTCCCCGGCGCTGCGGTTCATGACGAAGGGCGCCTCGTAGGCGAGGAGGCCGTTCCGGTCGCCGAAGCCCGCCCCCGTGTACTGGCACTTGGGGGCGGCGAGGGTGCAGATGTTGCCGGGCTGGGAGCCGATGACGGCGGCGAGGGCGGCCTGGGCGCCCGCCTCCCAGTCCGCGAAGAGGTCCTTCGTGCCCTTGAGCACGGCCTCGGGGTCGAAGCTGCCGGAGGGCGCGCGGCGGGTGACGAGGGCGCCGATGTGGCCTCCCGGAACGTTCGCGCTCTGGCGGAGCACCACGGTGTTGTTCAGGGCGAGGGTCAGGCGCGAGATGTCGAAGTTGAAGCCGGCGAAGGAGAAACCCGTCACCATGACGGGCGCGGGGATCACCTCCTGGTAGGCCGAGCCCTCGACCAGGGCGGCGTCCGAGACGAGGAAGTCGGCCGCGGTGAAGTCCCAGTTCACGGCGGGCACGCCGTCGAGCGGGAGCTCGATCGAGAAAGTCCCCATGCAGCCCAGGTAGAGGATGCGGAGCCCGTCCAGATAGACGGTGATGCATGCGCGGGTGAAGGCGGCCTTGTCCGAGGTGGGCTTGTAGGCGACGGAGGCGCCGGCCGCCACCGCCTGCGACATGCCGCAGGCCCGGAAGAGGACGCCGTAGTCCGGCGGCACCCCGGCCGCGCCCGAGCCGCGCAACTCGGTGGCGAAGGAGAGCCGGGCCGAGCGCTTGCCCATCACGGCCGGGAAGGGTGAGAGGCTCGCGTCCTTCACCGCGCGCTCCAGGCGCTCGATGTTGAGGTCGTGCCGGAAGCTCCCGGCCCGGAAGAGCTCCGCCGCCGGGGCGGGCCGGTCGAGGAGGTAGCGCGTCCCCGCCGCCGGCTGGACCGTCCAGGCGGGGGTCACGGTGAGGGTGTCGCTCAAGGCGTCGAAGTCGGAGACGGCGCGCTGCTGGCCCGCGCCCGCCCCCCGGATGGTCTTGAGGATCGAGCCGTTCCAGAAGTCGTCCGCCTCGGTCAGGGCGGCGTCCGCGAGGGTCGAGGCCCCGGCCGAGTCCGCCGTCAGCTCCCGTTCCTCCGTCGCCCCGATGGTCTGCCGGTCCCTGAACAGCAAGTCGCCCATGATGCGATCTCCCTTTCGTTTGGCCGCCTGCGGCGGCGCGATGATGTCCTGGTCTGTAGGGGCGGCCCCCTGTGGCCGCCCTCCACCGGGGCAGGCACGGGGGCCTGCCCCTACAGGTCGGTTTGCGTCACCCCCTCGCGATCCGCTCGACGGCCTCGATGCGGATCTCGGCCGCGTGGCAGAGGACCGCCCCGAAGCGGCGCGCCTCCACCGCGTCGACCCGGGGCGGCTGGAGGCGCTCCAGCGTGGCCACCTTCGGGGCGCCCTGCGCGTCGAGGAGCCGGAGCGCCCGGTTGTCCCGGAAGCGGTCGCACACCGCCTCGACGAGGTCCTGGAAGGCCAGCTCGCTCCCCGTCCCGTCCTCGAGGCCCATCACCCCGAAGAGGAGGAAGGTGTGCGCCCGCCGGTTCACCCCCGCGGGGACGAAGCCACCCGGCTGGGAGGAGGCCGCCGAGCCCAGCCCCTCGCGCGCCGCCTCGCGCGTCAGCACCCACCCGCGGACCTGGCTGCGCCCGTCCGGGGCGGTCCAGCGGAAGAAGTCGAGGTACTTCGCCAGATCGGCGGCGTAGCGCTGGTAGAGGTGCACGCGCCCGATGTTCGCCACGGCCCCGACCTCCGCCACGATGCCCTCGCCGATCTGCCGGTAGTTCGATGCGGCCATCGTCATCTCCCCGGTATCGTTTTGTAGGGGCGATGCTTGTCATCGCCCTCAGGCCACGGGGGGCGAACACAAGGTTCGCCCCTACGAAAGGCCCTCTCCCCCCAGCGCCGCCGCGATCTCCTCCCCCAGCCGCCTCGCGCGCTCCTCGATGCGGCCCTGGCTCGCCTCGAGCGCGCCGCGGAACATGTGCCGCCCCGGCATGCCCCGCCGGGCGATGGCCCGCGCCACGAGAAAGGAGACGCGCCCGGCCTCCCGGTCCGGGGCGCCCGTGCGCCTCCGCACCCAGGCGTGGAGGGGCGTCCCCGGCCGCCAGGGCGGGAAGCCCCCCGGCGCGCGGCCCTCCTCGGCCGCGGCGGCGTAGGGTGAGAGGGAGAAGACCTCGCCCTGAAGCTCCTCCACGGACCCGCCCCGCACCTCGCTCCGGATGGAGCCGCGGAGCGCCCCCGTGACCCCGCCCGGGGCCCGGGCCTCGACCTCGGCGCGGAGCATCCCGGCGATGTCCGCCACCGCCCTCTCCGCGAGACGGAAGAGGATCTCCTCGCCTTCCCCCTCGAGGAGCGGGCCTTCGATCTCTTGGTGCCATTCGATGGGCATCTCGCCTCCGATGGCCGTTCTTATGTAGGGGCCTATGGCCATACGCCCCGAGGATGTGTCCGTCCGATGCGGAGATCCGAGGGGCCGATCCCTTTGTAGGGGCGACCGGCCGGTCGCCCCTACGGACGTTTCCGCTTCACGATGTTCCTACCGCTCCGCCGGGCCGCCGTGGGTGAGGTAGTCGCCCCGGCCCGGGGAGAGAGCGTCGTCCCAGTCGAGCGTCGCGCCCGAGGCCCCGGGGGCCTGGGCGGCGTGGGCGTGGTAGCGGCGCTCGAGCTCCCGCGCGAGCTTGGTGTACTCGGCCGCCTTGCTCTGGTGATCCACGGCGTCGGCCGAGAGGGTGGGCGCCGCCGTCTGGGCGAAGCGCCGGGCCAGCACGTGGCAGCCCTCGGCGGCGGCGAGCCAGGCGACGGCCCTCTCGTCGTTCGCGGGGACGGTGCTGGAGACCGCATCGGCCATGTGCGGCAGGGTGTAGAAGAGCCGCGCCGTCTCCCCCGCCCCGGGGGTATGGCGCAGCAGGCGCAGCTTTTCGGCGGAGGTGCCGGGGGCGTAGAGCGTCCAGTCGCGCCTTTGCAGGTAGACGGGCTCGCGCCGGCCGTGCGGGTACTCCACCGCCTCGACGACGGAGAGGGCGCGATCCCAGCCGGCCGGGAGGGTGAAGTCGTAGGCCGCGCCGTCCCCGGCGTAGTCCGCGTGGGCGCGGCGGGGGCGGTCCTGGCTGTAGCGCGCGAGGGCGGCGCGGACGAAATCCGCCCAGTCCGCCTCGGCTGGGGCGAACTCCGCCGGGAGCGAGCCCGCCTGGAGGAGGGCCTTGGCGGCGTCGATGAAGGTCTGGAGGTTGGCCATGGATTCCTTCCGGTGTGACCGGTTCGGCAGGGGCGGCTCTCTGAGGCCGCTCCGCCGGGGCAGGCACGGGGACCTGCCCCTACGGATGCGTGCGCGTTCAGCAAATTCATCCACCCCTCCCCCAACCCCTCCCCTTGATAAGGGGAGGGGCGAAGGGGTGGGGTTACGTGAATTCCAGGTAGAGCTTGGGCCCCGTGCCGGCGAGGACGATGTGGAGCCCCGCGCCGAAATGGATTCCTCCGGCGGGGATGGCGAGGTCCGCGCTGGTGTTGGCGGGAGCTTTCACGGTGCGGAGGATTTTTCCCGCCGCGGAGGTGTTGTCGTAGAGGACGGCCGAGGCGGCGTCCGCCCCTGCGGTGAGCAGGCCGCCCAGGAGCTTTCCGCTCCCCGTCCGGGCGGTGCCGGTCGAGGCGATCTCGGTGGTCTCGGATGGGTGCATGGGTCCTCCTTGCGCCCTGCCCTGTAGGGGCGACCGGCCGGTCGCCCCTACGAAGGCGCGGGCAAATTGATCAATTCGGCGAGAACTCGACCACCACGCCGAGGGGCGGGAGGGCGATGCCGGTCCCCACCTTCTCGATCTGGAGGGCGAGCTGGGTGCCCTGGACCACGGCCAGGGGCGCGGCCGGGGCGTAGAGGACGAGACCGGCGACGCCCAGGCTGTTCCCGCTGGTGAGGTCGTAGTTCGCGACTTCGGCCGCCCCGGCGCCGTTCGCGCCGCGGTTGACGAGGTTCAGGTGCCGGGTGTTGGTGTCGGCGCCCGTGACGGCGGCGCCGGGGATGACCTTCACTTTCTCGATCCTGCAGTTCACCGGGGCCTCGAAGACGACGAAGTCCGCCGTCGGGTCCGCCGCCGCCACGGGCGGGAGCGCCGCCTGGCGGTCGTGCGTTCCCGGGGCGTCGTATGCCTGCCGCTGGGACATGTGTGCCTCCTCTTTTTCCCCGGGGCAGGCACGGGGGCCTGCCCCTACGAATCCCGTTATTTCTGTAGGGGCGGCCCCCTGTGGCCGCCCTGTCGGGTGCTCACCCCTCCCCTCCGCCCCTCCCCTCATCAAGGGGAGGGGATGGGGGTGGGGTGATTGAATTGGGGTGCTATTTACGCCGGGGCGCCGCGGTAGAAGGCGCGGTGGTCGAGCACCGCGCCGCCGTAGACGTGGCGGATCTTGTAGCGGAGCTTGTCGGCGCTGAAGCCGCTGCCCGAGGCGGGGTTGTCCTCGATGAAGAGCTCGGGCTCCTGCTGATCGTCGAGGAAGCCGATCTCGATGGTGTCCATGAGGGCCGGGTCGGCGACGAGGAACCAGTCGTTCGCGTCCGTCAGCTCGGGCGCCCAGAGGGGCTCGATCCCCAGCCGGTTGATGACGCTCGGCTGGGTGGAGTTGGCGCTCGAGACGACCTTCACCGCCGACTGGGTGACGTCGAAGGCCTCCTCGAGCAGGGCCGTCGGGTGGACGAGGTAGCGCGGCTGGGCCTGGGAGGCCGCGGCGGCCCCCTCGCCCGGGAAGGCCTGGGCGCCCATGGCCTTGATGCCCGCCACGGCGTTTGCGTAGGTCAGGGCGTTCGCCGAGGTGTTCGCGTGGTTGGCGTGGAAGAGCGCCACGCCGTCGTAGATCGCGGGGTTCGCGGCCAGGAAATCGAAGACGAACTTGTTCAGCGTGCGCTGGGCCGCGCGGGCGAGCCGCCGGGGGATCATGCGGATGGCGCCCATGTCGTCGTTCTGGATCATCTCCCAGGTCAGGTCCTCGATGCCCCCGCGCTTGGCCACGGCGTAGGTCACCGCCTCGTCCGAGGGCGGGGCCAGGACCGGGTAGGTGGCCTGCTCGGCCACGGTGGCGAGGTCGCCGTAGCCCCCGACGCGCACCCGGCGGTTGGTGCGGAAGTCCTTCACCGGCACCACGGCCGAGACGATCTTCCGCCAGAGGTGGAAGCGGTCGTCCCGGAAGTCGCGCAGCAGGGCCCGGCGGATGGAGTCGCCGAAGGCCTCGCCCCAGGTGGCCGTGGTCATGGAGGCCGAGAGGCGGCGGATGCCGTTCCAGTCCTCCCCGGCGCGGTGGTAGTGGAAGGTCTCGGCGAAGAAGGCCTGGGGCGTGAGCCGGCGCCCGGTGAAGTCCTGGAAGGCCTCGCTCAGGAAGCGGTAGGGCGCCGCTCCCTCCCGCGCGCGGGGCGCGGGGTCCCAGAGGCCGTCCAGGGCGGCGAGCTTGCGGTCCGCCTCGTCGCGCACCCCTTCGAGCCTCGCCCCGAAGCCCCGGAGCGCCCCGCTCGCCGTGAGCTTCTCGAGCGTCGCGGCTTCGAGGCGGATGGCCTCCTCCAGCTCCTCCTCCGTCTCCCCGGCGAACTGCCGCTCCAGCTTCTCCCGGACGGGGGCCGGCAGGCTCGACGCCGCGAGCCGCACCGCCAGCTTCTCGCCCCAGGAACCCTCCCCGCCCGCGGCGAGGGCCCGGCCCTCCTCCGAGGCAGGCTTCCCCAGCTTTTCCCGCATCTTCTCGAACATGTCCGTCTCCCCTTCAGGCGGGCGCCCGGCGGGAAGCCCCAGCAGGGCCCCACCCAGCCGCCCCTTGTGAACGACGTCCACCGAGTGGACCGCCTCGATCGTCAGTATGTGAAGGACGGGCCTGCCGTCCTCCTCGCGGATCTCCCCGCGCCCCAGCACGTCGAACGAGAAGCCGAAGGGCTCGGGGATGCCGCGCTCGAGCGCGTCGTGCGCCAGCGCGTGGAACCAGGCCGCCGACTTGGCCACGGCGAAGGTGGAAACGAGGCCCTCCTCCGCCAAGCGCACGCCGCGGTGCCAGCCGATGAGATCCTTGATGTCCGGGGCGCCCGAGCGGGCGTGGTTGGCGAAGGCCTGGGCCCCCTCGAACAGGGGCGCCGCCTGGGCCAGCACCTCCCGGGGCAGGAACCAGTCCCCCTCCCGCGAGGGCCCGGGCCGGGCGATGAGCACCTCGAAGTCCCAGGCGCCTTGCCCGCCCTCCTTCGCCGCCCGGAGCACCCCGCCCTGGAGCCGGATGGCCCGGGCGCGGACGGGCTTTCGTGCGAAGAAACCTCCCATTTCCCCCTCCTCTCTCCGCTTTTCCCTGCTGGGGTGTGCCTCGTGCGCCCGTGGGGCGCGGGCGCGCCCGGACGGACGCGCAGAGGGAATGTAGGCCGGATCGGGGTAAAGCCATTTACCGCAATTTCGTGCAATTTCGCGCACCTTCATGTTCAGCGGGTTTTTTTGCCGAAAAAATCAAAAAAGGTTGTTTGAGACGCCCTTTTTGGGCAGGATTGTTCCCGGATCGGGGGGGCGAGCGCATGGCGGAGTGGCTGGAGAGGGTGAAGGATTTAATCGTCCGCATCCCCTGGAGCCAGGTGATCGACATCGGGATCATGTGGTTCCTGGTGCACCAGGTGTACGTGCGCTTCCAGGGGACGCAGGCCATGCGCCTGCTCGTGCGGGTCTTTTTGCTCTTCGTGGCCTACCTGGCCGCCCATTCCGCCAATCTGATACTGACCTCCTTTCTGCTCTGGGCGCTGTGGCTGGCGGCGCTGCTGCTTTTCCTCGTGAACTTCCAGGGTGAGATCCGCCGCATCGCCATGCAGCTCAGGCCGGTGAGCCGCCTCTCGGTGCTGCTCAGGCGGGCGCGGCGGGTGGTCCTGCCGGAGGAGAGCGTGCTGGGGCTGGCGGAGTCGGCTTTCGCCCTGGCGCGAAAGGGCATCGGCGCTCTTTTCATCCTGGAGCGGCGCGACCCGGTCCTCCCCCTGCTGCGCAGCCCGGGGGAGCAGATCGGGGCCGAGATGCGCCCGGCCCTCGTCGAGACGCTCTTCCTCTACAACGCGCCCTATCACGACGGCGCGGTGCTCATCGGGGAAGGGAAAATCCAGCGCGCCGGCTGCGTGCTGCCCTTGTCCGAGAACTCGGACCTCCCCCCCGTCTACGGCACCCGGCACCGCGCGGCCATCGGGATCAGCGAGGCCTCGGACGCGCTTGGGGTGGTGGTATCGGAGCAGCGGCGCGAGGTGTCGGCCGTGGAGCATGGGGACATCCACACGATGGAGACGGCCGGCGAGCTGGCCACTTGGCTCTCGGCCCGCCTGCGGGCGCGCGCGGAGCCGAAGGGGGCGGCGGAGGCCCTGAAGGAGGCGCTGCTCTCGAACTGGCGGTCCAAGACGGCCACGCTCGCGGCCGTGTGCCTGCTCTGGCTCGTGGGCTCCTACCAGCGCGGAAACCCACGCGACAACCTCTTCAGCCGGATCGCCCCAGGGGTGGAGGAGACGTACTCGGTGCCGGTTTCCTACTACAACCTGGAGAAGGGGCTCGCCCTGGGCGCCGTGCCCCACGAGAGGGTGAAGGTGAGGCTGCGCGCCCGGCAGGACACGCTCAACTTCCTCGACCCGGGCCGCCTCCGGGTGAACGTGAACCTCGCGGGCCGCTCCGATGGGCTGGCGCGGATCGACCTCTCGGCCCGCAATATCGACCTGCCCGTCGAAATCCAGGTGATGGAAATCCAGCCGCCGGAGATCTCCGTCCCCATCGTGCGGCGCGGGCCGCGCCCGTCCGCGAAACCCTCCCCGCCGGCCCCCTAGCGCCGGCCGGCGCCCCTGGATTTCAGGGGCGAAATCGGGATGTTTTTGTCCTTGACGCTTCCCTCCGCGCGCCACATATTGAGATTGGACAAGGAAAAGGGAGGGATGAGGGAGTAAGGCGCACCCGGCGCGGTGCCGGGGGGATGGGAGTCCCGGGGCGGGCGCCCCGCGCGGGCTCCTAGGGGAGCGATGGTGGCAGGCGCTCCAAGACCGGCGGTACCACAAAGGGGAGGATGCATGGAGAGAGAAAGGCATCGGGTGTTGCAGGTGCAGTTCCAGGCCTCCTCGGCCCCGCGCGCTGGCCGGGCGGGGAGGGAATACCGGATCCTTCCGGATGGCCGGCGCACACTGACGGGCGGCTAACCGTCCGGCGCGGCCAACGGGGACATTCTCCCCGGCCGCAAGAGCCAGAGAGCACATCGAGCGGGGTGTGATGCCCCGCTCGCTTTTTGGGGAAATTTCCTGAATTCGGAATTTCTTTCCCCCATCCCGCGCTCCGCTTCAGGTTTTTTCCTGATAAGAAAATCGCTTCCGGACATGGCGGACCGCTTGCGCGGGCGGGCTGGGCTTCCCATATTTTCAGTGAGGGCAAGAACGTCCCAAGAGCCAAGCCACGCATGCGCGGCTTGCACCCGGCGGTTGCCGGGGGGATGAGAGCCCGCGAGCCGGGTGAAAAGGAATTACTCCGGTTCGGGCGCGGCTCTCAGAGGAGCGATGGGGGCAGACGCTCCAAGGGTGCAGGAGGAAGACCAGCCTGCAAGGAGGTGGTCGCCATGAAGCGGAGCCGAAATCGAGAAACGCGGGCCGAGTTCCTGGCCTCCCTGGCCTCACGCGTCGGCCGGGCGGGGAGGGTCCTGGAAGGCTGACGGCCCATGACGGGGCGGATATCCGCCCCCTTTCCGGCGAGCGAGCCGGATGAAAAAGAGAACCGAAAAAGGAGCGGGGCGCAATGCCCCGCTCTCTTTTTTTGCCTTTTGTCCCTTACAGGCGCTTGTCGACGAAACGGTCGAAATCGGCGTGCGCCCCGATGAATATCCAGAAATAATCCTCCCCTTCGGCTTCAGCCACCGCCCGGTATTGCAAGGTAACCCGCACCTCAATGTAAGACTTGGGGCGATTCTTCAGCCGCTGCGGGATTTTCCGATGCAGGCTGGGGTGGTTTTGATCTTTCTTGAAGAGCGCGAATTGCTTATTGGCCGCCCGCTGAACCATGGGAGGAAGAGCATTGTACAGCGCGATAAAGGTGGCCGAGCGTCGGCTTCGCATCTAGTCCATATCGAACACGCGGCCCTCGGCTTTGTCGCGCTCTGCCGCGTCCAGAATTCTCTGGAAACCGGGGGAATCGTAATTCCACTCCTCTTGAAGATTCTTGAGCAGTTCGTGGTATTTCTGGGCGAGTTCCTCGCATCCCTTGATCTTCCACCCCCGGCTTTCCAGGTGCCCGCACAGTTCCAATAGCTGTCTTTCCAGTTGAACAAGCATTTCGAACCTGGCGACGAGAAGCTGCTCGCCTTCTTGGCGCCGCGCCTCGGTAACCCGATCGGCCAACCCGGCGTGGAAAAAAGCATCCGAGTCGGCGGTCATGTCGTGAAAGGCACTCGCCCGGCTCAGGCTCACCTCCAGCTCCCGGACAAGCCGCGCCCTCTCGTGGTCCACCTCCCACCGTTCCTTCTGCTGCCGCAACATCTCGTTTTCGATGGAGAGGACTCTCATCAGTGGGTCGGAAATCGTGGGCATGGCATTCCTCGATAGGCTCAATTCCTGCTGCGAAACTATCGGCAAGCCCCGCCCTTGTCAAATTTCCAATTCCCTGGAAATCTCGCTTAATCCTATTGGGTTGCGAGCTACCATATGGAACCTTCATGACTCTCGCCGCCGTCCTCGTCATTCCCCTTCTCCTCTCCGGCTGCGGCTTTGTGCTCGAGGGCGAGGTGGCGCGGGTCGTGGACGGGGACACCATCGAGCTCTCCCACGCCGGGGGACGGGACCGGGTGCGCCTCTACGGGGTGGACTGCCCCGAGCGGGGCCAGCCCTATGGAGCGGAGGCCACCGCCTTCGCCCGCCGGCTCGCCCCCGTGGGCGGCCCCGTCACCGTCCACGTGCGCTTCCTGCTGCGCGACGCGCGCAACCGGCTGCGGGGCGAGGTCATCCTCCCGGACGGCAGGAGCCTCGCCTACGAGTTGCTCAGGGCGGGGCTCGCCTGGCACTTCCGCCCCCACGACGCCGCCGACCCGATGCTGCCCTACCTGGAGGAAAATGCGCGCGCGGAGAGAAAGGGCCTGTGGGCCGATCCGCACGCCATCCGGCCATCGGCCTGGCGGCGGATGCGGGACCGGGGGGAGACGGCCCCGCCCTGAGCCGCCAGGAATGCCCGGGCCCATGGCGGCGTTACAGGCACGGAAACCCCGCACGGAGGATGGACATGGAGATCATCGCCCACCCCGCCGCCCGCGCGCGTCCAGGCGGGCCCCGGGGCGGGCCGCGAGAGGATATCTTGCCTGGATGAAGGCGGGAGAAAGGCAGCGGCGGAAAAACCACACCCGAAAACCGGATGCGCCCGGCGGGGGACGTGCAAGCCGTGACGGATAGAACAGCCGCCTGTGGCTACTTCCAGAACATGACCCGGTCGAGCAGGGTCTTCTGGGCCACGTCCTCGGTGGCGACGACGGGCGTCTTCGCGATCACCTTGTCGCCCAGCACGGCCTCGAGCTCGCCCACCTTCTGCCCCTTGGCCAGCGGCGCGGCGAGCGGCGAGGGCAGGCGCAGGCGGGTCTTCACGTCGGGGGCCTCGAGGCGCTTGACGAGGACGGAGACGGGAGCCGCCGGCGCCAGAAGGGTGGCCGGCTTCTTGGCGCCGGCCACCGCGACGGGCTTCTCGAGCTCCTTCACCTTCACGAAGAGGTTTTCCTTCTTGTAGAGGCGGAAACCCTGCAGGAGGAGGCGGCTCGACTCGCGGTCCCGGATGGGGCGGGTGGTGGCGCCGAGCACCACCGAGAC
Above is a genomic segment from Candidatus Tectomicrobia bacterium containing:
- a CDS encoding DNA integrity scanning protein DisA nucleotide-binding domain protein, whose protein sequence is MAEWLERVKDLIVRIPWSQVIDIGIMWFLVHQVYVRFQGTQAMRLLVRVFLLFVAYLAAHSANLILTSFLLWALWLAALLLFLVNFQGEIRRIAMQLRPVSRLSVLLRRARRVVLPEESVLGLAESAFALARKGIGALFILERRDPVLPLLRSPGEQIGAEMRPALVETLFLYNAPYHDGAVLIGEGKIQRAGCVLPLSENSDLPPVYGTRHRAAIGISEASDALGVVVSEQRREVSAVEHGDIHTMETAGELATWLSARLRARAEPKGAAEALKEALLSNWRSKTATLAAVCLLWLVGSYQRGNPRDNLFSRIAPGVEETYSVPVSYYNLEKGLALGAVPHERVKVRLRARQDTLNFLDPGRLRVNVNLAGRSDGLARIDLSARNIDLPVEIQVMEIQPPEISVPIVRRGPRPSAKPSPPAP
- a CDS encoding HK97 gp10 family phage protein; this encodes MPIEWHQEIEGPLLEGEGEEILFRLAERAVADIAGMLRAEVEARAPGGVTGALRGSIRSEVRGGSVEELQGEVFSLSPYAAAAEEGRAPGGFPPWRPGTPLHAWVRRRTGAPDREAGRVSFLVARAIARRGMPGRHMFRGALEASQGRIEERARRLGEEIAAALGGEGLS
- a CDS encoding thermonuclease family protein — its product is MTLAAVLVIPLLLSGCGFVLEGEVARVVDGDTIELSHAGGRDRVRLYGVDCPERGQPYGAEATAFARRLAPVGGPVTVHVRFLLRDARNRLRGEVILPDGRSLAYELLRAGLAWHFRPHDAADPMLPYLEENARAERKGLWADPHAIRPSAWRRMRDRGETAPP